Proteins encoded within one genomic window of Phototrophicus methaneseepsis:
- a CDS encoding MerR family transcriptional regulator: MYTVKQLSNLANVSVRTLHYYHEIELLTPSQIGDNSYRYYDEAALLRLQQILFYRELGMELLQIKEVLDSPDFDLLAALKSHRTELEERITRLNNLVSTVDSTIRHLAGEIKMSDKKLFAAFSEEEEKQYTREARLTYGPNLVNESMQRWNSYSAEEKQAVMDEGNAIYADIAKAIDAGKMPHDSEVQDILVRWHDHLRYFYEPSIDLLAGLGQLYNSNPDFIANFQKVHPDLPQFMEDAVTKYADDLETAAIERLLAEDEELASRL; encoded by the coding sequence ATGTATACCGTCAAGCAATTGTCTAATCTGGCTAACGTCAGCGTGCGCACACTGCACTACTATCACGAAATTGAACTACTGACTCCATCCCAGATCGGTGATAACAGCTATCGCTATTATGATGAGGCCGCTTTGCTGCGGCTGCAACAAATTCTCTTTTACAGGGAATTGGGCATGGAGCTGCTGCAAATCAAAGAGGTGCTTGATAGCCCGGATTTTGACTTGCTGGCGGCGCTAAAATCTCATCGAACAGAATTAGAGGAAAGAATCACCCGGCTGAACAATCTCGTCAGCACGGTAGATAGTACCATCAGGCATCTAGCAGGAGAAATTAAAATGAGCGATAAGAAGCTCTTCGCAGCTTTTAGCGAAGAAGAAGAAAAGCAGTATACGCGAGAAGCGCGCCTCACCTACGGGCCAAACCTCGTGAATGAATCTATGCAACGCTGGAACAGCTATTCTGCAGAGGAAAAGCAGGCGGTGATGGACGAAGGCAATGCTATCTATGCCGATATTGCCAAAGCCATTGACGCAGGCAAGATGCCCCATGATAGCGAGGTACAGGATATTCTCGTGCGCTGGCATGATCACCTGCGCTACTTCTATGAGCCGTCGATTGACTTGCTCGCAGGGCTGGGCCAACTCTATAACAGCAACCCGGATTTCATCGCGAACTTCCAGAAGGTGCACCCGGATTTGCCCCAATTCATGGAAGACGCCGTGACGAAATATGCTGATGACTTAGAAACAGCCGCCATTGAACGCCTGCTGGCCGAAGATGAAGAACTTGCTTCCAGGTTGTAA
- a CDS encoding HNH endonuclease: MSNSSVTSQRVLLLNGSTWEPLSVITVQRAMNLLLSGKAIVIEDSGKFLRTVRDKFMVPSVIALRAYINVPRRRATWSRKGVLIRDEYTCIYCGVVPGSLQGGKVLAKNDFTIDHVMPRSRGGKDTWSNTACACAKCNHRKGDRTPHEAGMRMQWEPKIPRTSYLVIALGSGPSVWKRYIEMS; the protein is encoded by the coding sequence GTGTCTAACAGTTCTGTCACCAGCCAGCGGGTTTTGCTGCTGAACGGCAGTACCTGGGAACCCCTTTCCGTGATTACGGTGCAGCGTGCCATGAACCTCCTGTTGTCAGGCAAGGCCATCGTCATCGAAGATAGTGGGAAGTTTTTGCGCACTGTCCGTGACAAATTTATGGTCCCCTCTGTTATCGCGCTGCGTGCGTATATCAATGTGCCGCGTCGCCGTGCCACCTGGAGCCGTAAAGGCGTGCTCATCCGCGATGAATATACTTGTATCTACTGTGGTGTCGTCCCTGGTTCGCTCCAAGGGGGCAAGGTCCTGGCGAAGAATGATTTTACTATTGATCACGTTATGCCACGCTCACGGGGTGGCAAAGATACGTGGTCGAATACCGCTTGTGCCTGTGCTAAGTGTAATCATCGAAAGGGGGACCGGACGCCGCATGAGGCAGGTATGAGGATGCAATGGGAGCCCAAAATCCCACGCACCAGCTACCTGGTGATCGCGCTTGGCAGCGGCCCTTCAGTCTGGAAACGCTACATCGAGATGTCGTAG
- a CDS encoding helix-turn-helix domain-containing protein codes for MANEQKLRIEPGAVYSRQEAAEALGISLSTLKRLIKKGHLQVSKPAGMRRVFITGESILGMLNSTTVEKGA; via the coding sequence ATGGCAAACGAGCAAAAACTGCGGATTGAACCTGGTGCCGTGTATTCCCGACAGGAAGCGGCAGAAGCGCTAGGCATTAGCCTGAGCACTCTCAAACGATTGATTAAGAAGGGGCATCTGCAAGTCAGCAAGCCCGCCGGGATGCGTCGTGTTTTCATCACGGGCGAAAGTATCCTCGGCATGCTGAACTCAACAACTGTTGAAAAAGGCGCATAG
- the pheS gene encoding phenylalanine--tRNA ligase subunit alpha, whose translation MSDQIAQVEQEALAALEGAKDADALQQWKSQFLGNRGAVRALLSQIGGLPPEERAGFGQGVNALKEKLTAAFDERENALRAHAIAQDLEEGQIDISLPGRTRQVGGLHPVTMMHRQFQKIWADMGFQVFRSREVEEDDINFTALNMPPHHPARDMQDTFYTDEEGVILRTHTSPGQIHAMRTLGENGTKAIRVILPGMVYRNEQITARSEAQFTQVEGLAIGRNIRMSDLKGTITEFAHRIYGEDVQVRYRASYFPFTEPSMEVDAECFLCGGAGCRVCKYTGWLEIAGSGMVHPNVLRNGGYDPSEWSGFAFGMGPERMTMLRHNIQDIRYFWSNDLRFLEQF comes from the coding sequence ATGTCAGACCAGATCGCACAAGTAGAGCAGGAAGCACTGGCGGCGCTGGAAGGCGCTAAAGATGCAGATGCACTGCAACAGTGGAAATCACAATTTTTAGGGAATCGCGGGGCCGTGCGTGCCCTGCTCAGCCAGATTGGCGGACTGCCGCCAGAAGAACGGGCCGGATTCGGCCAGGGTGTCAATGCGCTTAAAGAGAAGCTCACAGCCGCATTTGACGAGCGCGAAAATGCCCTGCGTGCGCATGCCATCGCCCAGGACCTGGAAGAAGGCCAGATTGACATCAGCCTGCCAGGGCGTACGCGCCAGGTTGGGGGCTTGCACCCGGTGACGATGATGCACCGTCAATTCCAGAAAATCTGGGCTGATATGGGCTTCCAGGTTTTCCGCAGTCGTGAGGTCGAAGAAGACGATATCAACTTCACGGCATTGAATATGCCGCCTCACCATCCTGCGCGCGATATGCAGGATACCTTCTATACAGACGAAGAAGGCGTCATCTTGCGCACCCACACCTCACCTGGGCAGATTCACGCGATGCGCACCCTGGGCGAGAATGGGACGAAAGCGATCCGCGTCATCCTGCCGGGTATGGTCTATCGCAATGAGCAGATCACGGCCCGCAGCGAAGCGCAGTTCACCCAGGTGGAAGGCCTCGCTATTGGCCGCAACATCCGTATGAGCGACCTCAAAGGCACCATTACGGAATTTGCGCACCGTATCTATGGTGAAGATGTACAGGTACGCTATCGTGCCTCTTACTTCCCCTTCACCGAGCCGAGTATGGAAGTCGATGCAGAGTGCTTCTTATGTGGCGGCGCGGGCTGCCGTGTGTGCAAATACACCGGCTGGCTGGAGATCGCTGGCAGCGGTATGGTCCATCCTAACGTGCTGCGCAACGGCGGTTACGATCCATCCGAGTGGAGCGGCTTTGCCTTTGGCATGGGCCCAGAGCGTATGACCATGCTGCGTCACAATATCCAGGATATTCGATATTTCTGGTCGAATGATCTGCGTTTCCTGGAGCAGTTCTAA
- a CDS encoding potassium channel family protein — protein MPLPILFAIGNLVGQFLGALRRAWGDPASRGLIYSVGLLIALGTFIFHTLEGWDWVDSLYFTVITLTTVGYGDFAPQTQLGKLFTVLYIILGLGLLGSFITLIGTHSRANLEERRNHPRGRRQRRKRRSRHNALSEESTEASEEAIEKATSEEETEETE, from the coding sequence ATGCCGTTACCGATTCTATTTGCGATAGGCAACCTGGTTGGTCAGTTTTTGGGGGCACTGCGGCGCGCCTGGGGTGATCCAGCATCGCGCGGGCTCATCTACAGCGTGGGGCTCCTGATTGCACTTGGCACATTTATCTTCCATACCCTTGAGGGCTGGGATTGGGTCGATTCGCTGTATTTCACGGTCATTACGCTGACGACAGTGGGTTATGGCGACTTCGCCCCACAGACGCAGCTCGGCAAGCTGTTCACGGTCTTATATATCATCCTGGGGCTGGGCTTGTTGGGCAGTTTCATCACCCTGATTGGCACACACAGCCGTGCCAACCTGGAAGAAAGAAGGAACCACCCAAGAGGACGGCGCCAAAGACGTAAGCGTCGATCACGTCACAATGCCCTGAGCGAAGAATCAACGGAAGCAAGCGAAGAAGCGATAGAAAAAGCAACAAGCGAAGAAGAGACAGAGGAGACAGAAT